The following nucleotide sequence is from Tardiphaga alba.
GTCGAAGATGCTTTCGATGCATTCATTGGCGAGCCGATCGACCGTCGCCATCGCGGCGGGGACGACGACCTTGTCGATGGGCGCCTTGAACACGCGGGCCCAGGACCACAGCGTCATCGCCGTGAGATTCTTGCCGCCGGAGGTCATGAAGTCATCGGCCATCAGCGTGACCAGATCGGTGGCCGGTGCGGCGGCAGCCACGCCGACGAGATTGAGTTCGGGCGCATAGGTCCTGGCGAGAAGCCCCGTATAAAGCGCGGCATGGCCGCCCTGCGAGTGGCCCCAGACCGCGAAACTGTTGCCACCGCCGGCATTGGGCAGCCCGCGCGCCACGCGCACGGAATCCAGCACCGCGCGCGCTTCGCTGCTGCCGATCAGATACGGATGCGGCCCGGCCGTGCCGAGACCGGGATAATCGGTGGCGACCACGATGGCGCCGCGTTCGATCAGTGGCCACAGCCCCTGCATCTGCTGAAACACGAACAGCGCCAGCGACGGCGCGCAATGCGGGACGACGCCTGTGGTGGGATGTGCCCATGCGACGACGGGGCGACCATTGGGTGGCGCTGCGCCGGGCGGAATGACGGCGACGCCGGAGACCGCGATCGGCTCGTCATTCATGCCCCTGGAGCGATAGAGAATCCGAAAGGCCTGCGCACCCGCGGGCGCAAACTGCATCGGCTCAGAGCGGATCAGCGTGCCCGGCGGGCCGGCGATCTCCTGCGGCGTGGCTTGATAGAACGGCGTTTGCGCCATCGTAGGTACAGCAACAGCTGCGAGCAACGTGATCAGGACATGTCGCAACAAAGCCCGGCTCCTTGTCATCGCTCACATCCCGTAAAGCAGCTTCAAGCGCCCGGCCGCGCGCAGCTGCACCTGCAACGCATCGCTCGCCAGCGCGATCTTCGATACACCCGCCGATGCAAGCTGCACTTCGCTGCGGAAACCATCACTGAGCGGCCGGCTCAGCTTTGCATTGGCCGAGGTCATCAGGCGATCGTGTTCGGCTTTGTAGTCCAGCGCCATCTTCGCTTTGAGCTGCTGCAGGAAGTCGTTGTTACTGAGCAGCGCTGCCACATCCGACGCCGCGATGGTGGCCGCATCGGCCTGCAGCGCGAGATCGGGGAATTGCACGGCGCCATCGTCGCCCGGCTGCGGTGTCGCCGTGAGATAGACCCAGTCGCCGGGCCCCGAGGGCGATGACAGCCGCAAGCCAACCACGAGTTTGCCGTTCGACGGATAGATATCGAAATCGGCAAAGCCCGGCCCGCCCTGCGCAGCCGATGCCGCGAGCGCCGTCTGCACCTGCTGCTTGATGGCGGCATAGGCGATGCTGACGGGCACGAGGACTTCGAAACGCCCGGGCGCACTGACCTCGGAGCCCAGCGCCGGCAATGGCGTCGGTGCAGGCGCCGGCGGCTGCGTGCCTATAAATGTCTGCGTGGTCGTCGTCAGTTCGGCGGAGCCTTCGAGCACATTGCCCTGCGCACGCACGCCCGAGAACGCGATGCCCTGTGGCATGGTCTGCACCCAGATCGGCGGCGTATCGACGATCTGCACATTGGCGAACGCCTTCTGCCAGGCCTGCGTCGCCTTCGCCTTGATATTCAGCGCGCGGATATTCGCGGTGACGTCGCCCTGGATCTTCGCGAGCTGCGCCCTGATCTTCGGCTCCACATATTTCGACATGTTGATGCGGAAGCCGAGGATCTGCAGCTCCGGCGGCTCCTGCCAGCGAAAGCCTTCGCTCATGTCGAGCGTCACCGACCAATCCTGCCGCAATTGCGGACGCGCGCTGGCATAGACGGTCATCGCGCCCTCCGCCCCGCCTTTCAACATACGCGCAAAGCCGCGGGTGCCTTGCGCCTCTACACTGCCGAACAAGGGCGTGGATGCGACGAGGCGTCCACTCTCCGCGCGCATGGACACCGGACCCGTGCGCTCGATCTCGCCCGAATAGGTGCAATCCACATTGACCATGCGGCCCAGGATCCGGCGCTGCCAGCAACTGGTGGTGCGGTCATCGAACGACGCCAGCACTTTCGGCACGCGGCGCGCCAGTGCATTGTTGATGGCGGGGATGCCGAATTCGATGATCGCGGAAATCTGCGATGTGGTGATGGCCGGCATGGCCTGATCCGCACCGAGCGGCGGCTT
It contains:
- a CDS encoding DUF4403 family protein; the encoded protein is MPTVAFAADKPPLGADQAMPAITTSQISAIIEFGIPAINNALARRVPKVLASFDDRTTSCWQRRILGRMVNVDCTYSGEIERTGPVSMRAESGRLVASTPLFGSVEAQGTRGFARMLKGGAEGAMTVYASARPQLRQDWSVTLDMSEGFRWQEPPELQILGFRINMSKYVEPKIRAQLAKIQGDVTANIRALNIKAKATQAWQKAFANVQIVDTPPIWVQTMPQGIAFSGVRAQGNVLEGSAELTTTTQTFIGTQPPAPAPTPLPALGSEVSAPGRFEVLVPVSIAYAAIKQQVQTALAASAAQGGPGFADFDIYPSNGKLVVGLRLSSPSGPGDWVYLTATPQPGDDGAVQFPDLALQADAATIAASDVAALLSNNDFLQQLKAKMALDYKAEHDRLMTSANAKLSRPLSDGFRSEVQLASAGVSKIALASDALQVQLRAAGRLKLLYGM
- a CDS encoding alpha/beta fold hydrolase; this translates as MLRHVLITLLAAVAVPTMAQTPFYQATPQEIAGPPGTLIRSEPMQFAPAGAQAFRILYRSRGMNDEPIAVSGVAVIPPGAAPPNGRPVVAWAHPTTGVVPHCAPSLALFVFQQMQGLWPLIERGAIVVATDYPGLGTAGPHPYLIGSSEARAVLDSVRVARGLPNAGGGNSFAVWGHSQGGHAALYTGLLARTYAPELNLVGVAAAAPATDLVTLMADDFMTSGGKNLTAMTLWSWARVFKAPIDKVVVPAAMATVDRLANECIESIFDIIERQSQEKVLEQTFLSVPSIATVEPYKSLAARNSPGTLPKNIPLFLAQGSNDNLVQPAVTQAYFQRQCKAGSRVTMHLMPNVNHGFAARDSANAAVIWMGERFAGNPAPSDC